The sequence below is a genomic window from Candidatus Rokuibacteriota bacterium.
CCGAGCTGGCGATCGTGATCAAGAAGCGCTGCCGGAACGTGCCGGCCGAACGCGCCCGCGAGTACATCCTCGGGTACACGTGCCTCAACGACGTCACCGCGCGCGATCTCCAGCGGAAGGACGGCCAGTGGACCCGGGCGAAGTCCTTCGACACCTTCTGCCCCCTCGGGCCCTGCATCGCTACCGACATCGACCCCAGCGGGGCGACGATCGAGTCCTACCTGAACGGCGAGCGGAAGCAGGCGTCGAACACCAAGCACTTCATCTTCCCCGTCGAGGAGGTCGTCGCACGCGTGTCCCAGGTCATGACGCTCCTCCCCGGCGACGTGATCGCCACCGGCACCCCCGCCGGGATCGGGCCCATGCAGCCGGGCGACAAGATCGAGGTCCGGATCGAGGGGATCGGGAGCCTGAGGAACCCGGTCGTGCGAATTCAGGAGTCCTCCGGTGCCTGACCCGTTCGAGCTGGCCGACCGGCTGAGGCGGCTGCCCCCGTACCTGTTCGCCGAGATCGACCAGAAGAAACGCGAGGCGCGCGCCCGGGGGGTGGACGTGATCGACCTCGGGATCGGGGACCCCGACCTCCCGACCCCGCCGCACGTCATCCACGCGCTGCAGCAGGCCGCCCTCGACCCGCAGACGCACCGCTACCCTTCGTACGAGGGGATGTTCGCCTTCCGCCAGGCGGTGGCGAGCTGGTACGCGCGGCGCTTCGGGGTCCGCCTGGACCCAGAGACCGAGGTGCTGACGCTGATCGGGTCGAAGGAGGGGACCGCGCACATGCCCCTGGCCTTCGTCAACCCCGGGGAAGCGGTGCTCGTTCCCGACCCGGGCTACCCGGTCTACGCGGCCGGGACCTGGTTCGCGGGCGGCGAGGCCCACTTCCTGCCGCTCCGCCGCGAGACCGGCTTCCTCCCCGATCTCGACGCGATCCCGCCGGATGTCGCCCGGCGCGCCCGGCTCATGTACCTCAACTACCCCAACAACCCCACCGCCGCCTGCGCGAGCCGCGAGTACTTCCGGCAGGTCGTCGCCTTCGCGGAGCGTCACGGCGTCATCGTCTGCCACGACGCGATGTACTCGGAGCTGCACTTCGACGGCTACGAGCCGCCGAGCTTCCTGGAGGCGGACGGGGCGCGCGAGGTCGGCGTGGAGTTCCACTCGCTCTCCAAGACCTACTCGATGACCGGGTGGCGGCTCGGGTTCTGCGTCGGCAACGCCCGCGCGCTCGCCGGCCTCGGCAGGGTGAAGACCAACGTGGACTCGGGAGTCTTCGAGGCGGTTCAACACGCCGGCATCGCCGCCCTGACCGGGCCCCAGGAGATCGCCGAGCAGTACCGGAAGACCTACCAGGAGCGGCGCGACATCGTGGTGCGCGGCCTCACCACGCTGGGCTGGGACGTGGACGTGCCCAAGGGGACCTTCTTCGTCTGGGCGCCGGTGCCGGGAGGCCTCGACTCGCGGGCGTTCGCGAGCCGGCTCCTGGACGAGGTCGGGGTGGTGGTGACGCCCGGCGTCGGCTTCGGCCCCTCGGGCGAGGGCTTCTACCGGATCGCCCTCACGGTCGACGCCTCCCGGCTCGCCGAAGCGATGGAGCGCGTGAAGCGGGTGAGGCTGTGACCTTCCTCAGAGGGGGGCCACCCACGCCTTCGGCGCGGGTACCCGCCCCTTCCGATGCCTCGCCCGATGCGGTTCGAGCCGAGGGGCTCCGGACGAGCCGCAGGCGTGGCAGTTCGAGCCGAGGCGCTTCAGCGCAGGCAGCTTCATCGCCGGCGCCAGCGACGAGGTGAGGCCCGAGTAGATGAGCCACGAGCCGAGGCCCGAGTTAGTTGCGCCGGCCGGGTACCCACCCCGAAGGGGTGGGTGGGCGCTCGAAGGCACAGTCCTGACCTATGAGCGAAGGTACTCCTGTGAGCGCACGGCCATCCCCCGGAGCGTCTGATAAAATATTCGTGGAGGATGTCCGTTTCTACGGGCATCACGGGGTCACCGACGCCGAGCAGAGCGTCGGTGCCTGGTTCGCCGTGGACGTGGAGCTGGCCCTCGACCTCACCCCGGCGAGCCTCTCCGACGACCTCAGGGCCACCGTGGACTACGGCGAGGTGGCGCGGCGGGTGGTGGAGATCGGAACGAAGGAGCGCGTGTATCTCGTAGAGCGGCTCGCGGCGCTCATCGCGGAGGCGCTCCTGCGGGAGTTTCCGGCAGAGACCGTCAGGGTGCGGGTGCGGAAGCTGACCCCGCCCATGGAGGGCATCCACGGGATCCCGGGCGTCGAGCTGGTGCGGAGACGGTAGCGGCATGGCGCGCGTCTTCCTGAGCCTCGGTTCCAACCTGGGCGACCGGCTGGAACAGCTGCGCCGGGCGATCGAGCTGCTGACCCAGCTCCCGGACGTCCGGTTCCTCAACGCCTCGCCGCTCTACGAGACCGAACCCTGGGACTACCCGTCGGGCGAGGTCCTCGACCGGGCGCACTGGTTCTTCAACTGCGTCGTCGAGATCGAGACGAGCCTCCCCCCCGAGGGGCTCCTCGCCGAGCTCCAGGCCATCGAGGGCCGGCTCGGCCGCGTCCGCTCGGGGACGGCCGCCCCGCGCGCTCACGTCGAGCCGCGGACCATGGACATCGACATCCTGCTCTACGGCGACGAGGTGATCAGCGTGCCCGACGACCTCCACATCCCGCACCTCTTCCTCCACGAGCGCCGCTTCGTCCTCCGGCCGCTGGCCGACCTCGCCCCCCACCTCGAGCACCCCGTGCTGTACCGAACAATCCATGAGCTACTCGACGGGCTCGAGGATGACCACCGCGTGATCGCGTCCGACCTCCCCCACCAGTGGTTCCTCCGCTGAGGCGCCCGTCGCTCCCGCCGCCTGATCGGCTGGGAGCCTAGAGGCCCTGCATGGCCGACCGCGAGTTTCAGCGTCAGGCCCTCGAACATCTCGACGCCCTCCACACCTTCGCCATGTACCTCACCCGGAACGGGTCGGAGACCGAGGACCTCGTCCAGGAGACGTACTTCCGCGCGTTCCGGTTCGCGCACCGCTTCCAGCCGGGAACTCATCTGAAGGCTTGGCTGTTTCAAATATTAAGGAACACGTTTCTGACCTTCTACCGCCAGCGGGAGCGCGAGCCGGCGCTCGCTGAGGACGGCGTTCCCGAGTCGCCGGCTCCGATGTTCCACGACGCCCCGGACGCGGGCGGCGCCTCGGTAGAGACCCAGGCGGACCTCGGGCGCGTCCTGGCGCAGCTCCCCGAGGTGTTCCGGACGGCGCTTCTCTTGGCAGAAGTGGAGGGGTTGTCCCTCGAGGACGTCGCCCAGATCATGGAGTGCCCGGTGGGGACGGTGAAGTCGCGGATCTTCCGCGCGAAGGAGCGGCTCCGGGGGCTGCTGAAGGACTACGAAGGGGATCACAGAGGCTAGACAGACGATGGAGTGTCAGGAGCTGAGGGCGGAGCTGGGAGCGTGGCGTCAGGGCCGACTGGCCCCCGACCAGCGCCAGGCGCTGGAGCGCCACCTCTCCGCCTGCGCGGAGTGCCAGCGCTGGGAGCGTGACGACCGGACCCTCGGCCGGCTCCTCGTCGAGCGGCTCCCCCGCTATCCCGCGCCAGCCCACCTGCGAGTGCGGATCCGTGCCGCGGCAGCTGCGCGGCCGGGGACCCTCTGGTGGTCGGCGCCGGTGGGCGCGGCGCTGGCCACCGCAATGCTCATGGTCCTCGTCCTCCTCCCCGTCCTGCCGCGTTCCGCTGCGCCCGACCCGCTCCAACCGCTCGTCCGCGCGGCGCTCTCCCAGCATACCCGCAGCGTCCTCTGGGGCGAGCCGCGGCCGGAAGCGATCCCTGCCGTGCTCCCGCGCCTCATGCGCGAGACCCGGATCGAGCTCGCGAAGGTCTTCGAGGGCGACGACGAGGTCCGCCTGGTCGGCGTGGAGCCCGTGGTCGTCGAGGGCCGGTGGGGGCTCGCCTTCTCCTACCAGGATCGCGAGGACCACGCGCTCACGTACGTGATCCTCCCCGGACAGGGCCTGGCCGTGCCGAACCGCAACCGGGTCCAGATCGACCGCTTCCGCCCGATGCTGACCCAGATCAACGGCTTCTCCGTCTTCGTCTGGAAGCAGGGACCTCTCGCCTGCTTCCTGATCTCCGACCTGGTCTCTGAGGGCGACCTCACGCGCTTCCGCGATCACTTCCTCCGGATCCGCTTGGAGACTGAGCCCGTCCAGGCCCCGTAGGGCGATCGGAGGGGGACACCCGCGCCTCCGGCGCGGGTACCCGGGCCCCCTCCGAGGCCGCCCCCAGGAATCGGTTGCGCGGGCGAAGCCCGCGCTCGAAGGGCATGACTCCGACAGGGCCGTAGCCCGGCGCCCGCGGCGGATCCCGGAGGCGGAGGACCCAGCGCGGTCGGCGGAGCAATGGACGACCGCCCCCACGTCGCCCGGTTTGAGGCCGTGCTCGGGGACGTCGCGCGTCAGACCGACCGGGGCAAGTTCCTGGATCCTCGAACCTCCTCGAACCCTGTTCACACCCGAGCGGAGTCACGAAGTGCTCGGCCTGCTTCCAGGCAAACGAGGGAGAGGCGTCCGGCAACCGTTTGTTCTGGCGGCATGGGGAGGCTACGGCCAGAGGGAGGCAGGAACGAGAGCGAGGTCGGAGAAGGGTGGCGGGCTAACGGGGTCAGGCCCCGAGGCCCGGATGGCGAGCGTGTAGCCCTCGGGCCCGAGGACAAACGCCTCCACCATGCGTGCTTCGGGGTCTACCAGCCAGAAGAACGGCACGGCGTGACGGGCGTAGAGCTGATGCTTGGTGCTCCGGTCGATCAGCGTCGTTGAGGGCGAGATGATCTCCACCGCAAGAGTCGGCGCACCCTCAACCCCGCGGTGGCTGATCGCGCCAAGCCTTTCTGGCTCGAGATAGACAATATCAGGTTGGACGATCGAGGTGTCGCTGAGGATGACGTCAAGAGGAGCGTAAAGCACGATGCCGATCCCACGCGCGCGTACATGAGCGTCAAGAAGTCTGAAGAGGTTGGCGCTGATCATCTGGTGCCGGGGACTCGGCGCTGCCGTCACGGAGAGCTCCCCCCCATGGATCTCGTACCTGCGGCCGTCGGCCGGCAGGGCTTCGTACTCTTTGTAGGTCAGCACCACGCGATGGGGACCCATCGGGTTAGCTCCTCGCAACGATTGTACGGGCTCCGAGGGGGCCCGTCAAACAACACTCTTTCGCCAACGTTCGCTGTGTCTTTACTCTCAGGTACGGGTGACCTGTCGGCTACACGAAGGCCGAGGCCTGACACCGGGTGCGGGTGGGCTACGCTAGCCGAGGATTTCGTCGGCGGTCAGCGTGACGTCAGGGAACGCCAGGGGAGCAAGGGGCTGGCCACGCCGAACCGCGAGGATCTGTCGATATCCGTCCGGGGCCGGGTCCCGATAGACCTCAACCGCCTCGCCGGGAAGATTCACGAGCCAGGTCTCCGGGATGCCGGCGCGCGCATAGAGCGGGATTTTCTGCGCCCGGTCATCCTCAACGGTGGTGTCCGCGACCTCGACGACCAAGAAGATGTCGGCCGGGTCCGGATGACGATCCTGATAGCGGGTGACGGGCGGGCGAAGCAGCGCCGTATCCGGCTGAGGTTCGGAGTACGGCCCAAGGCGGACTGGTCCTTGCACCCGGACGACCGCTAGGTCGCCCAACAAGCCTATGAGCCGGCGCGTCAGGCGATCGACACAGGTGGCATGACGGGGACCAATCGGAGTCATTTCGATGATTTCTCCTTCGACAAGCTCCACGCGGTCGTCCTCTTTGAGGATCCCCGCCCGAACCATCTGGTGGTATTCCTCCACTGAGAACCGACGCGTGCGCACTCCGATAGCCATAACGAACCTCCTGCCGTTTATGATACTCGATTCTGACGACGGGTACGACTGCTCCGGGACGCCGCGCCGGCCCCACGCGGACAGAAATGCCCGTCACGGGCGCGGCGAGCCGGATCGACGGAGCCCGTCACGCATCAATAGGCGTTCGTGTTGCGGAAGCCCTGCCGGAGGGTGAGCCAGAGGATCCTGAGGTCGAAGCCGAGCGACCAGCGCTCGATGTACTCGAGGTCGTACTCGATCCGCTTCTCGAGGGAGGTGCTGCCCCGCCAGCCGTTCACCTGCGCCCAGCCGGTCATGCCCGACTTCACCGTGTGGCGGAGCATGTAGCCGGGAATCCGCCGGCGGAACTCCTGGACGAAGACCGGGCGCTCCGGGCGCGGCCCCACCCGGCTCATCTCGCCCGTCAGCACGTTCCAGAGCTGGGGCAGCTCGTCGAAGCTCCACGCGCGGAGGAAGGCGCCCAGCCGGGTCCGCCGCGGGTCGCCCGGGTGCGCCCACACGGGGCCAGTCGCCGCCTCGGCGTCCACCTCCATCGTGCGGAACTTGAGCATCCAGAACCGCCGCCCGTCGAGCCCCATCCGCTCCTGGCAGTAGAGCACGGGGCTGCCCGAGCCGAGCCTGATCGCCAGCGCGACGAGCAGCATGAGGGGCGCAGCGAGGAGAAGCGCGAGCCCTCCGAGCCCCAGGTCGAGGGCGCGCTTGGTCACCCGGTTCCACCCGTGGAGCGGGGATTCGCGGAGGTGGAGGAACGGGAGCCCCTCGAACTCTTCGATCCCGGCCCTCAGCGTCGCGAATCGCAGCGAGTCCGGGACGAAGTGGATCGTCACGGGGTCGTCGCCGATCTCCTCGAGGACCATCGGCAGCCGCGCGTAGTCCTCGTGGGGAAGGGCCAGGATCACGTGGTCCACGGTGAACCGCTCCATGACGCTCCGGAGGTCTCCGTAGCCCCCGAGGCGCGCCGCGCCCGGGTCTGATCCGTCCTTCTCGTCCCCCACCAGCCCCACGACCTGCATCCCCACGTCCGGCCGCTGACGGAGCCGCTCCACCACGGTCCGTGCCAGCTCCCCGGACCCCACGACGAGCGCGTAGCGGAGGTTGTAGCCCCGGCGGCGCGCGAAGCGGAGGGCCTCGCGGAAGACCGCGCGGGAGAGGCTGACCGAGACGACCGAGAGGACCCAGAAGTAGAGGATCACGAGCCGCGAGAACTCGAAGGAACGGAAGAAGAACGTCATCACCGCCATCAGGACCAGGCAGCCGAGCGTGGAGGCCTTGGCGATGTCCACCCACTCGGCGACCCGTGAGCCCAGCCGGCGCGGCCGGTAGAGCCCGAAGGCCTTGAACGCCACCGCCCAGACCAGGGCGATCGGGACGAGGAGGATGAGGTACGGGCCCAGGGGCGGAACGCCGCGGTAGACGGGAATGGGCCCGAACCAGAACCGGAGGTAGTACGCCAGAACCCAGCTCCCGCAGATCAGCACCAGGTCCCCCGCCAGCGTGAGGTGCTCGAGGAGCTTCGAGTGGGCCTTCAGCATCTCGACCCCTCGCGGCCCAACTCGCCGATGCGCCGCGCGACGGCCGCGGCCAGGCGCTCCTTGAAGAGGGGGCGGTCGAAGGCTTCAGCGCGGGCCCGGAGCGCCTTGGGGTCGAAGCGGTGGGCATTGGCCTCGAGCCGCCGGATCGCCTCGACCAGCGCCTCCACGGTCTGCTCGGAGAAAAAGATGCCGCTCGGCTCCCCCGCGCCGTCGTCGAGCCCGGTGACCGTCTCGCGAGCGCCGCCGCGGCCGAGGGCGATGACGGGTCGCCCGGACGCCATCGCCTCGAGCGGAACGATGCCGAAGTCTTCGACCGACGGGAACAGCACGGCGCGGCAGCGGGGGTACAGTTCGGCGACCTCCGCGTCGGGGCGCCAGCCGAGAAGCTCGACGCCGGGACCGGCGCACGCCCGGAGGCGGGCTTCCTCCGGCCCCGTCCCCACCACGACGAGCTGGACGCCGAGCCGGCCGGCCGCCTCCACCGCCAGATCGACTCGCTTGTAGGGCGTGAGGGCCGAGACCACGAGGTAGAACTCGCCGGCCTCGTCAGCGAGGCGGAAGCGCTGGACGTCCACCGGCGGGTGGATCACCTCCGCCTCCCTGCCGTAGTACCGGGCGATGCGCGCTGCCACGAAGCGGGAGATGGCGAGGAAGGCGTGGACCCGATCGCTCGTGGCCCGATCCCACCGCCGGAGGGCGGCGGCCACAGGCGGCATCAGGGCGCGCACGGGCCAGCTCGCCCGCGCGCCGAAGTAATCGTCGTAGAGGTCCCAGACGTAGCGCATCGGCGTCAGGCAGAAGCAGATATGGACAGCGCCCGGCGGAACCCGGACGCCCTTGGCAGCGCAGTGGCTCACGGAGAGGATCAGCTCGTAGCCGCTGAGATCGAAGCGCTCGATGGCCCACGGGAAGAGAGGGAGCAAGGCGCGGTAGCGTGACGCGACACCGGGAATCCGCTGGAGAGGCGAGGTCACGATCCGCCGGTGCTCGATGAGGGACGAGACGCTCCCCGGGACGTGGAGGAGCGTGAAGAGGTCGGCCTGGGGAAACAGCTCGCACAAGACTTCCAGGCAGCGCTCCC
It includes:
- a CDS encoding fumarylacetoacetate hydrolase family protein, producing MKIVRFKANGKIRYGILEGHHVVEYAGTPFGTFKRGRKKFPLKQVVLLAPTVPSKIVALGVNYRDHAEEANRPIPDEPILFIKPPTSLVGPDDPIVCPPLAKRVDFEAELAIVIKKRCRNVPAERAREYILGYTCLNDVTARDLQRKDGQWTRAKSFDTFCPLGPCIATDIDPSGATIESYLNGERKQASNTKHFIFPVEEVVARVSQVMTLLPGDVIATGTPAGIGPMQPGDKIEVRIEGIGSLRNPVVRIQESSGA
- a CDS encoding LL-diaminopimelate aminotransferase — protein: MPDPFELADRLRRLPPYLFAEIDQKKREARARGVDVIDLGIGDPDLPTPPHVIHALQQAALDPQTHRYPSYEGMFAFRQAVASWYARRFGVRLDPETEVLTLIGSKEGTAHMPLAFVNPGEAVLVPDPGYPVYAAGTWFAGGEAHFLPLRRETGFLPDLDAIPPDVARRARLMYLNYPNNPTAACASREYFRQVVAFAERHGVIVCHDAMYSELHFDGYEPPSFLEADGAREVGVEFHSLSKTYSMTGWRLGFCVGNARALAGLGRVKTNVDSGVFEAVQHAGIAALTGPQEIAEQYRKTYQERRDIVVRGLTTLGWDVDVPKGTFFVWAPVPGGLDSRAFASRLLDEVGVVVTPGVGFGPSGEGFYRIALTVDASRLAEAMERVKRVRL
- the folB gene encoding dihydroneopterin aldolase, with amino-acid sequence MEDVRFYGHHGVTDAEQSVGAWFAVDVELALDLTPASLSDDLRATVDYGEVARRVVEIGTKERVYLVERLAALIAEALLREFPAETVRVRVRKLTPPMEGIHGIPGVELVRRR
- the folK gene encoding 2-amino-4-hydroxy-6-hydroxymethyldihydropteridine diphosphokinase, with product MARVFLSLGSNLGDRLEQLRRAIELLTQLPDVRFLNASPLYETEPWDYPSGEVLDRAHWFFNCVVEIETSLPPEGLLAELQAIEGRLGRVRSGTAAPRAHVEPRTMDIDILLYGDEVISVPDDLHIPHLFLHERRFVLRPLADLAPHLEHPVLYRTIHELLDGLEDDHRVIASDLPHQWFLR
- a CDS encoding sigma-70 family RNA polymerase sigma factor translates to MADREFQRQALEHLDALHTFAMYLTRNGSETEDLVQETYFRAFRFAHRFQPGTHLKAWLFQILRNTFLTFYRQREREPALAEDGVPESPAPMFHDAPDAGGASVETQADLGRVLAQLPEVFRTALLLAEVEGLSLEDVAQIMECPVGTVKSRIFRAKERLRGLLKDYEGDHRG
- a CDS encoding zf-HC2 domain-containing protein; the protein is MECQELRAELGAWRQGRLAPDQRQALERHLSACAECQRWERDDRTLGRLLVERLPRYPAPAHLRVRIRAAAAARPGTLWWSAPVGAALATAMLMVLVLLPVLPRSAAPDPLQPLVRAALSQHTRSVLWGEPRPEAIPAVLPRLMRETRIELAKVFEGDDEVRLVGVEPVVVEGRWGLAFSYQDREDHALTYVILPGQGLAVPNRNRVQIDRFRPMLTQINGFSVFVWKQGPLACFLISDLVSEGDLTRFRDHFLRIRLETEPVQAP
- a CDS encoding Uma2 family endonuclease, translating into MGPHRVVLTYKEYEALPADGRRYEIHGGELSVTAAPSPRHQMISANLFRLLDAHVRARGIGIVLYAPLDVILSDTSIVQPDIVYLEPERLGAISHRGVEGAPTLAVEIISPSTTLIDRSTKHQLYARHAVPFFWLVDPEARMVEAFVLGPEGYTLAIRASGPDPVSPPPFSDLALVPASLWP
- a CDS encoding Uma2 family endonuclease: MAIGVRTRRFSVEEYHQMVRAGILKEDDRVELVEGEIIEMTPIGPRHATCVDRLTRRLIGLLGDLAVVRVQGPVRLGPYSEPQPDTALLRPPVTRYQDRHPDPADIFLVVEVADTTVEDDRAQKIPLYARAGIPETWLVNLPGEAVEVYRDPAPDGYRQILAVRRGQPLAPLAFPDVTLTADEILG
- a CDS encoding undecaprenyl-phosphate glucose phosphotransferase translates to MLKAHSKLLEHLTLAGDLVLICGSWVLAYYLRFWFGPIPVYRGVPPLGPYLILLVPIALVWAVAFKAFGLYRPRRLGSRVAEWVDIAKASTLGCLVLMAVMTFFFRSFEFSRLVILYFWVLSVVSVSLSRAVFREALRFARRRGYNLRYALVVGSGELARTVVERLRQRPDVGMQVVGLVGDEKDGSDPGAARLGGYGDLRSVMERFTVDHVILALPHEDYARLPMVLEEIGDDPVTIHFVPDSLRFATLRAGIEEFEGLPFLHLRESPLHGWNRVTKRALDLGLGGLALLLAAPLMLLVALAIRLGSGSPVLYCQERMGLDGRRFWMLKFRTMEVDAEAATGPVWAHPGDPRRTRLGAFLRAWSFDELPQLWNVLTGEMSRVGPRPERPVFVQEFRRRIPGYMLRHTVKSGMTGWAQVNGWRGSTSLEKRIEYDLEYIERWSLGFDLRILWLTLRQGFRNTNAY
- a CDS encoding glycosyltransferase, with translation MRGGERCLEVLCELFPQADLFTLLHVPGSVSSLIEHRRIVTSPLQRIPGVASRYRALLPLFPWAIERFDLSGYELILSVSHCAAKGVRVPPGAVHICFCLTPMRYVWDLYDDYFGARASWPVRALMPPVAAALRRWDRATSDRVHAFLAISRFVAARIARYYGREAEVIHPPVDVQRFRLADEAGEFYLVVSALTPYKRVDLAVEAAGRLGVQLVVVGTGPEEARLRACAGPGVELLGWRPDAEVAELYPRCRAVLFPSVEDFGIVPLEAMASGRPVIALGRGGARETVTGLDDGAGEPSGIFFSEQTVEALVEAIRRLEANAHRFDPKALRARAEAFDRPLFKERLAAAVARRIGELGREGSRC